In Kordiimonas pumila, a single genomic region encodes these proteins:
- a CDS encoding HD domain-containing protein: MSIKYTKLWEKAFKVQENDPFNGARDKLRSAHEDFWKNATVLSNEIQKSLPHLTLHNEQHFEALWRCADLIAGERLELTPVETFIFGGAVLIHDAANSIAAFDGGIDEISNTPEWSDAVASYEARYSDEEDSSDNDKKQQTILLETLRHLHAVKAESLCGMHVKVGSETFYLLQDDLLRSHFGNVIGQVAASHHWDIEDIPRRMQSRIGAPSGFPNEWIVRPVLIACLIRCADAIQLDQSRAPDFLYGLLKLEGISELHWRAQNRIAAPMPDPDDTSAILFTSTKPYLEADSDAWWIAYDAINMASNELSNSNALLKDVNLPSFAINRVSHANSPERMAHHIRVDGWEPVRAKLQVSNVGRMVDMFGGEQLYGHKPYVALRELIQNAADAVRLRRGLDASSSSYRGQITVTLEPINNEENDVWLHVDDDGIGMSQDVLVGPLLDFGSSYLSSALVKSERPGLVGQKLRRAGKYGIGFFATFMLGDYVEVTSKPFDTGLNSAKTLVFRNGYKHRPILQSKIPKNFGANNSTRVSVKLSSKKFSELLSHRDMYDSGVEAPLDKLVSALCPMLDVDIFVEKDGDRKHAHDQNWETQDPEVWLNSITLPSEVVGVRGENIEEKRKSALEFAAKNLELIDPNNPFLGRACISLGLTIGAKTVGGLVAHHAFQNPNENFVGAIEYHPSGPIRSARNSIAGDKLALWATRQAKSLATQNLSDQEKFRVAVRVTQFGGDAEPVAVMNLNRKPSTLQDIYKHLLKGNIIFAPIKMPREQTPPMITHVRENHTGLIDNYHTNELEFLVDTLESMHDGSDADVYCAVPAEGFDVKLGFVTLLNKYASENGKYIEGEFVLGVEFAKYIGEASPRQGLVKGKIIKTNGLKLLIKN; encoded by the coding sequence ATGAGTATAAAATATACAAAGTTGTGGGAGAAGGCGTTTAAAGTTCAAGAAAATGACCCATTCAATGGTGCTCGTGATAAATTACGAAGCGCACATGAAGACTTCTGGAAAAATGCCACTGTCTTGTCTAATGAAATACAGAAATCCTTACCTCATTTAACATTGCATAATGAACAACATTTTGAAGCATTGTGGAGGTGCGCTGACCTTATTGCAGGAGAAAGACTTGAATTAACGCCTGTTGAAACATTTATATTTGGAGGAGCTGTCCTTATTCATGATGCAGCGAATTCTATTGCTGCATTTGATGGAGGAATAGATGAGATAAGTAATACTCCTGAATGGAGTGATGCTGTAGCTAGTTATGAAGCAAGATACTCCGATGAAGAAGACTCTAGTGATAATGACAAAAAGCAACAAACCATTCTACTAGAGACACTTCGGCATTTGCATGCGGTAAAGGCAGAAAGCCTATGTGGCATGCATGTAAAAGTTGGGAGCGAGACTTTTTATTTATTGCAGGACGATTTGTTGCGGTCACATTTCGGTAATGTAATAGGGCAAGTGGCAGCAAGTCATCATTGGGATATAGAGGATATACCTCGTAGGATGCAGTCTCGTATAGGTGCGCCATCGGGATTCCCTAATGAGTGGATTGTTCGCCCAGTTTTGATTGCATGTCTTATTCGTTGTGCAGATGCAATACAACTGGATCAATCTCGTGCACCTGATTTTTTGTATGGGTTATTGAAACTTGAGGGTATTTCAGAATTACATTGGAGAGCACAAAATAGAATAGCTGCTCCCATGCCTGATCCAGATGACACCTCGGCAATATTATTTACGTCAACAAAACCATATCTGGAAGCAGACTCTGATGCTTGGTGGATTGCATATGATGCAATCAATATGGCTAGTAATGAGCTTTCAAATTCAAATGCCTTGCTAAAGGATGTAAATTTACCTTCATTTGCCATCAATCGTGTAAGTCATGCGAATTCACCTGAGCGTATGGCTCATCATATAAGAGTAGATGGATGGGAGCCTGTAAGGGCGAAGCTTCAAGTTTCAAATGTTGGTCGCATGGTAGATATGTTCGGAGGAGAGCAGCTATATGGTCATAAACCATATGTTGCTTTGCGTGAACTTATTCAAAATGCGGCTGACGCTGTCAGGTTGCGCCGTGGACTAGATGCCTCTAGTTCCAGTTACCGAGGCCAGATTACTGTAACTCTTGAACCTATAAATAATGAAGAGAATGATGTTTGGCTGCATGTTGATGATGATGGCATAGGAATGTCACAAGATGTTTTGGTTGGGCCACTTCTAGATTTTGGGTCCAGCTATTTATCATCAGCCTTAGTCAAGTCGGAGCGCCCAGGCTTAGTGGGGCAAAAGTTGCGACGAGCGGGTAAATATGGAATAGGTTTCTTTGCAACCTTTATGTTGGGTGATTATGTTGAGGTGACGTCAAAGCCATTCGATACTGGGCTTAATAGTGCTAAAACACTGGTATTTCGCAATGGGTATAAACATAGGCCTATACTACAATCTAAAATCCCAAAAAACTTTGGAGCCAACAACTCTACGCGTGTTTCTGTAAAGTTATCTAGTAAGAAGTTTTCAGAGTTATTAAGTCATAGGGATATGTATGACTCTGGTGTGGAGGCACCTCTAGATAAATTAGTATCTGCACTTTGTCCGATGTTGGATGTAGATATTTTTGTCGAGAAAGATGGTGACCGCAAACATGCGCATGACCAAAACTGGGAAACTCAAGACCCAGAGGTCTGGTTAAATTCAATTACGCTTCCTTCAGAGGTTGTAGGCGTGAGGGGAGAAAATATTGAAGAAAAAAGGAAAAGTGCATTAGAGTTTGCTGCGAAAAATTTAGAATTGATCGACCCAAATAACCCTTTCCTTGGTAGAGCATGTATCTCACTTGGTCTCACTATTGGAGCTAAAACTGTCGGCGGATTAGTTGCGCACCATGCATTTCAAAATCCAAATGAGAATTTCGTAGGTGCAATTGAGTATCATCCATCTGGTCCCATACGATCAGCTCGTAATTCTATCGCGGGCGATAAACTTGCACTTTGGGCAACTAGGCAAGCAAAGTCATTAGCTACCCAGAATTTAAGTGATCAAGAAAAGTTTCGTGTGGCAGTGAGGGTAACTCAGTTTGGTGGTGATGCTGAACCAGTTGCTGTGATGAATTTGAATCGCAAACCTTCAACTTTGCAGGATATTTATAAGCATTTATTAAAAGGAAATATCATATTCGCCCCAATTAAAATGCCTAGGGAACAGACTCCTCCTATGATTACTCACGTAAGAGAAAATCATACTGGTTTGATAGATAATTATCATACGAACGAATTAGAGTTCTTAGTTGATACGCTTGAGTCAATGCACGATGGCTCTGATGCTGACGTTTATTGTGCGGTTCCCGCTGAAGGATTTGATGTAAAACTGGGATTTGTTACGTTGCTAAACAAGTATGCGAGCGAAAATGGAAAATACATAGAAGGTGAGTTTGTTCTTGGGGTTGAGTTTGCAAAATATATTGGCGAAGCATCTCCTCGACAAGGTTTGGTGAAAGGAAAGATAATAAAAACTAATGGATTAAAGTTGCTAATCAAAAACTAG